A section of the Tumebacillus amylolyticus genome encodes:
- a CDS encoding DUF421 domain-containing protein: MFGEDLLLLVMRVVLFYFVILASMRLMGKREIGQLSVFDLVVSVMIAEVAAMSLESETMPIMRGVVIVSLLVVLQISMSWLTLKSVTLRSIVEGKPTLLISNGKIRDDEMRRTRYSLSDLMTQLREKDIAAVSDVEFAVLETTGKLSVFPKAEKRPVTPEDLGLQVPRTGLPLPLIVDGMVMDENLEKIGQTRFWLKGEMKKYGYSEFKKIFYCSIDNQGSLFVDPKE, from the coding sequence TTGTTTGGTGAGGATTTGTTGTTGTTGGTCATGCGCGTGGTGTTGTTCTACTTCGTGATACTCGCTTCGATGCGGTTGATGGGCAAGCGGGAGATCGGACAGTTGTCGGTGTTCGACCTCGTCGTCTCCGTGATGATCGCCGAAGTCGCGGCGATGTCGCTGGAGAGTGAGACGATGCCGATCATGCGCGGTGTTGTCATCGTCTCCCTGTTGGTCGTGTTGCAGATCTCCATGTCATGGTTGACGTTGAAGTCGGTGACGCTTCGTTCCATCGTCGAGGGCAAACCGACGCTGTTGATTTCCAACGGCAAGATCCGTGACGACGAGATGCGCCGCACGCGCTACAGTTTGAGCGATCTCATGACGCAATTGCGGGAGAAGGACATCGCCGCCGTCAGCGACGTGGAGTTTGCCGTCCTGGAGACGACGGGCAAACTCAGTGTGTTTCCCAAAGCGGAGAAACGTCCGGTAACGCCTGAGGACTTAGGACTGCAAGTGCCGCGCACGGGTCTTCCCTTGCCGTTGATCGTAGACGGAATGGTCATGGATGAGAATTTGGAGAAGATCGGACAGACCCGTTTTTGGTTGAAAGGTGAAATGAAAAAGTACGGGTACTCGGAGTTTAAGAAGATCTTCTACTGCTCGATTGACAACCAAGGGTCGTTGTTCGTCGATCCCAAAGAATAA
- a CDS encoding diguanylate cyclase, whose amino-acid sequence MIQSKDRVYIYAVIAIACYYLSGIYHHLGSYTQFAIIPLFLLGILVEIIQIPIGSAYGTLTVGVVLGTMILFGPYVAAPLVACAVLFQAVLNNKILKKNQKGMLTAYFNAAQYALCVFAAYGVFTWLGGRDIPVTQLLTSVRLLILIPVAATYMIMNHMFIYTLIYLRNDQLLASNFRELFLSDAMNYLISTPFAVFMLVFNNYLPFIFLTFLPLLLFGQVMKLYQKISRLNEVHQVNAQLQSEFDLDKIYNSIVEAAGRLTNCAAGVLWVLRGDRIYPVCSSDESVAAQLPQEGMSLEQTGIVVNCVKNKRVERVDDVWKDRRVKSIKGKAHFESVLVVPLLSRDKVVGVITCYGTRPYVFTAEQTEWVTVLATQVGVIIENANLYQELQEATLRDPGTGLYNYRYFYQELKRRMQMAKEQKRALSIVIIDIDHFKKYNDTYGHVVGDEVLRQTGQVIQKTVGNRGVVARYGGEEFAVILDEPLEEAKLSVEHLRRAVAHNKFEYQGYVVQGVTISVGLATYPDHDQDEKELLEKADQAMYWGAKQRGRNKVAVYTPDFDAHLFVDQLTGLYTYHYLHMKMMDEYTSVSKESGSQFGLIFFNVIEFDNINRTFGFEIGNHVLREISVLIKQSVRHGEIASRYGGDEFLLLVPSVDRVEADRIRERIVKAITQHPFRVRDNVIVRVMMRSDIMIYPDEVAEEPQLISMIPETFLHLSSEWTEKETERVDTSS is encoded by the coding sequence GTGATTCAGTCGAAGGACAGAGTGTATATCTATGCTGTCATTGCCATCGCTTGCTATTACCTTAGCGGCATCTATCATCATCTCGGCTCCTACACCCAGTTTGCCATCATTCCTCTGTTCTTGCTTGGGATCTTGGTGGAGATTATTCAGATCCCCATCGGCAGCGCGTACGGGACGCTGACAGTCGGTGTAGTGCTGGGCACGATGATTCTCTTCGGACCCTACGTGGCAGCCCCGCTCGTTGCCTGTGCCGTGCTGTTCCAAGCGGTTCTGAACAATAAAATTCTCAAGAAAAACCAAAAGGGAATGCTCACGGCGTACTTCAACGCCGCTCAATATGCACTGTGCGTGTTTGCGGCCTACGGAGTGTTCACGTGGCTTGGCGGACGCGATATCCCGGTGACACAACTGTTGACCTCCGTCCGGCTCTTGATCCTCATCCCGGTCGCGGCGACGTATATGATCATGAACCACATGTTCATCTATACGCTGATCTACTTGCGCAACGACCAATTGCTGGCGTCGAACTTTCGGGAGTTGTTCCTGTCCGACGCGATGAATTATTTGATATCCACGCCGTTTGCGGTGTTCATGCTCGTGTTCAACAACTACTTGCCGTTTATCTTCCTGACCTTCCTGCCGCTGCTTCTGTTCGGGCAGGTGATGAAGCTCTATCAGAAGATCTCACGCCTCAACGAAGTACACCAAGTCAACGCCCAGTTGCAAAGCGAGTTCGATCTGGACAAAATCTACAACTCCATCGTGGAAGCTGCAGGTCGTTTGACCAACTGTGCGGCGGGCGTCCTGTGGGTCCTGCGCGGAGATCGCATCTATCCGGTGTGTTCCAGCGACGAAAGCGTGGCCGCGCAATTGCCGCAAGAGGGGATGTCGCTCGAACAGACCGGCATCGTCGTCAACTGTGTCAAAAACAAGCGCGTCGAGCGCGTCGACGATGTCTGGAAGGACCGCCGCGTCAAATCGATCAAGGGCAAAGCCCATTTTGAATCGGTGTTGGTCGTGCCGCTGCTCTCCCGTGACAAGGTCGTCGGCGTCATCACCTGCTACGGCACGCGACCCTATGTGTTTACCGCCGAGCAGACCGAGTGGGTTACGGTGCTCGCGACTCAAGTCGGCGTCATCATCGAGAACGCGAACTTGTACCAAGAGTTGCAGGAAGCCACGTTGCGCGACCCGGGAACGGGCTTGTACAACTACCGCTATTTCTACCAAGAACTCAAGCGCCGCATGCAGATGGCCAAGGAGCAGAAACGCGCACTTTCCATCGTGATCATCGACATCGACCATTTCAAAAAATACAACGATACGTACGGCCATGTCGTCGGCGACGAAGTGTTGCGCCAGACAGGGCAAGTGATTCAGAAGACGGTCGGCAACCGCGGCGTCGTCGCCCGGTACGGTGGGGAAGAATTCGCCGTGATCCTCGACGAACCGTTGGAGGAAGCGAAGCTTTCCGTCGAGCACTTGCGTCGCGCCGTTGCGCACAACAAATTCGAATACCAAGGGTATGTCGTGCAGGGCGTCACCATCTCGGTGGGCTTGGCGACCTATCCCGACCACGACCAAGATGAAAAAGAATTGCTCGAAAAAGCAGACCAAGCGATGTACTGGGGAGCCAAGCAACGCGGGCGCAACAAAGTCGCCGTCTACACGCCGGACTTCGACGCGCATCTGTTCGTGGATCAACTCACCGGTTTGTACACCTACCATTATCTGCACATGAAGATGATGGACGAATACACGTCTGTCTCGAAGGAGAGCGGGTCGCAGTTCGGCTTGATCTTCTTCAACGTGATTGAGTTTGACAACATCAACCGTACGTTTGGCTTCGAGATCGGGAACCATGTGTTGCGTGAAATCTCGGTGCTGATCAAACAAAGTGTACGCCACGGCGAGATCGCCTCTCGTTACGGCGGCGACGAGTTCTTGTTGCTCGTGCCTTCTGTAGATCGTGTGGAAGCGGATCGCATCCGCGAACGAATCGTCAAAGCGATTACGCAGCATCCGTTCCGCGTGCGGGACAACGTCATCGTGCGCGTGATGATGCGCTCCGACATCATGATCTACCCGGACGAAGTGGCCGAAGAACCGCAGTTGATCTCGATGATCCCGGAAACGTTCCTGCATCTGTCGAGCGAATGGACGGAAAAAGAAACCGAACGCGTAGACACCTCCTCATAA
- a CDS encoding TIGR04086 family membrane protein, whose protein sequence is MKNNPLSDYAPNFGGTPVLYGLVAAFGTAIISILITTLLMGWTSIAEARLSGITYVLNMVAVVVGSLFAARQAGTRGWYYGALTGLSYAVLITLLGLLMVDGPLFNLNNLFQTVLMGLIGAFGGMIGVNLRK, encoded by the coding sequence GTGAAGAACAATCCGTTGTCCGACTACGCGCCGAATTTCGGCGGCACCCCCGTCCTGTACGGGCTGGTGGCGGCTTTTGGTACAGCAATCATTTCCATATTGATCACGACGTTGCTGATGGGTTGGACCTCAATCGCCGAAGCGCGGTTGTCCGGCATCACCTACGTCTTGAACATGGTGGCGGTCGTTGTCGGTTCCCTGTTTGCCGCACGTCAAGCCGGGACCAGAGGCTGGTACTACGGCGCACTGACCGGTCTCAGCTATGCGGTGTTGATCACGCTGCTCGGCCTGCTGATGGTCGACGGCCCGCTGTTCAACTTGAACAACCTGTTCCAGACCGTCCTCATGGGTCTGATCGGCGCGTTCGGCGGGATGATCGGCGTCAACCTCCGCAAGTAA
- the yajC gene encoding preprotein translocase subunit YajC — protein sequence MNMLYQIGPFLLVFVVFYFLLIRPQQKRQKDRLGMLNELKSGDKIVTIGGLHGTIDSIDDKTVVLKVSETTKLTFERSAISTVKKD from the coding sequence ATGAACATGCTTTATCAGATCGGCCCGTTTCTTCTCGTGTTCGTCGTGTTCTATTTCCTGCTGATCCGCCCGCAACAAAAGCGTCAGAAGGATCGCCTCGGCATGCTGAACGAACTGAAATCCGGCGACAAGATCGTCACCATCGGCGGTTTGCACGGCACGATTGACAGCATCGACGACAAGACTGTGGTTCTGAAAGTCTCGGAAACCACGAAGCTTACGTTCGAGCGCTCGGCAATCAGCACTGTGAAGAAAGACTAG
- the tgt gene encoding tRNA guanosine(34) transglycosylase Tgt: MAVRYELLHTDKQTGARRGRLHTPHGTIETPVFMPVGTLATVKTLSPEELKDNGAQIILSNTYHLWLRPGHDIVKEAGGLHKFMNWDRPILTDSGGFQVFSLSDLRKITEEGVHFRNHLNGEKLFLSPEKAIEIENDLGADIIMAFDECPPYPADRQYLKDSLERTTRWAKRCKEAHARPHDQALFGIIQGGMDRELRKQSAEELLELDFPGYAVGGLSVGEPKDIMNEVLEFTTPLMPKDKPRYLMGVGSPDDLFEGVIRGIDMFDCVLPTRIARNGTCLTSVGKVVVRNATYQRDFGPLDPNCDCYTCKNYSRAYIRHLIKCDEVFGIRLTSIHNVHFLIKMMEDIRKAIEEDRLLDLKKSFYESYGYTL; encoded by the coding sequence ATGGCTGTACGCTACGAATTGCTTCATACTGACAAACAAACCGGGGCCCGCCGCGGCCGCTTGCATACACCGCACGGCACGATCGAAACGCCGGTCTTCATGCCGGTCGGGACGCTTGCAACCGTCAAGACGCTGTCTCCCGAAGAGCTCAAAGACAACGGGGCTCAGATTATCCTCTCGAACACCTACCATCTCTGGCTTCGTCCGGGGCATGACATCGTCAAGGAAGCCGGCGGTCTGCACAAGTTTATGAACTGGGATCGTCCGATCCTGACAGACTCCGGCGGTTTTCAAGTGTTCTCGCTCTCCGATCTGCGCAAGATCACCGAAGAGGGTGTTCACTTCCGCAACCATTTGAACGGGGAGAAGCTGTTCCTCTCGCCGGAGAAAGCCATCGAGATCGAAAACGACCTCGGCGCCGACATCATCATGGCGTTTGACGAATGCCCGCCGTACCCGGCAGACCGTCAATATCTGAAAGACTCGCTGGAGCGCACCACCCGTTGGGCGAAGCGATGCAAGGAAGCTCATGCCCGTCCGCACGACCAAGCGTTGTTCGGGATCATCCAAGGCGGGATGGACCGGGAATTGCGCAAACAAAGTGCCGAGGAACTGCTCGAGCTCGACTTCCCGGGCTACGCGGTCGGCGGTCTCTCGGTCGGCGAACCCAAGGACATCATGAACGAAGTCTTGGAATTCACCACTCCGCTGATGCCCAAGGACAAGCCGCGCTACCTCATGGGGGTCGGTTCGCCGGACGATTTGTTCGAAGGCGTCATTCGCGGGATCGACATGTTCGACTGCGTGTTGCCGACCCGCATCGCCCGCAACGGCACTTGCTTGACGTCTGTCGGCAAAGTCGTCGTGCGCAACGCAACCTACCAACGCGACTTCGGACCGCTCGACCCCAATTGCGACTGCTACACCTGCAAAAATTACTCCCGTGCCTACATTCGCCATCTGATCAAATGCGACGAAGTGTTCGGCATCCGCCTGACCTCGATCCATAATGTTCATTTTTTGATCAAAATGATGGAGGATATTAGGAAAGCAATTGAGGAAGATCGCTTGCTTGACCTAAAAAAATCATTTTATGAATCGTATGGGTATACGCTATAA
- the queA gene encoding tRNA preQ1(34) S-adenosylmethionine ribosyltransferase-isomerase QueA: MRLDQFDFELPEELIAQHPLVDRTASRLMTLNKRTGETGNHTFANLIEYLNEGDALILNDTRVIPARLYGVKPETGAKVEFLLLKESAPDTWEVLVRPGKKVRPGMTVSFGDGLLTAEVLDSTEEGGRIVRFSYDGIFYEVLDRLGEMPLPPYITEQLDDDERYQTVFSKHRGSVAAPTAGLHFTQDYLEKIQAKGIRIGFVTLHVGLGTFRPVSAEVIDEHKMHSEYYEMPQETADLIRETKANGNRVICVGTTACRTVETVGQKGEPTASSGWTDIFIHPGYEFKLVDALLTNFHLPKSSLMMLISALAGLENVMQAYDEAVRERYRFFSFGDAMFIY, from the coding sequence ATGCGTTTGGACCAATTTGATTTCGAACTTCCGGAAGAACTGATCGCCCAACATCCGCTCGTGGATCGGACAGCTTCGCGTCTGATGACGCTGAACAAGCGTACCGGCGAGACGGGCAATCATACGTTTGCAAACTTGATCGAGTATCTGAATGAAGGAGATGCTCTGATCCTCAACGATACGCGCGTCATTCCGGCCCGCCTCTATGGGGTGAAGCCTGAAACGGGCGCGAAAGTGGAATTTTTGCTGTTGAAGGAATCGGCACCCGACACGTGGGAAGTGCTCGTCCGTCCGGGGAAAAAAGTCCGCCCCGGCATGACCGTGTCGTTTGGCGACGGCTTGCTCACAGCAGAAGTCCTCGACAGCACGGAGGAGGGCGGACGCATCGTCCGCTTTTCCTATGACGGGATCTTCTACGAGGTGCTCGACCGCCTCGGCGAGATGCCGCTTCCTCCGTACATAACGGAGCAACTCGATGATGACGAGCGCTACCAGACCGTTTTTTCCAAACATCGCGGTTCGGTGGCGGCTCCAACGGCAGGGTTGCACTTCACGCAAGACTACTTGGAGAAAATCCAAGCCAAGGGAATTCGCATCGGCTTCGTGACGCTGCATGTCGGACTCGGCACGTTCCGTCCGGTTTCGGCGGAAGTGATCGACGAGCACAAGATGCACTCCGAATACTACGAAATGCCTCAAGAAACGGCCGATCTCATTCGGGAAACCAAAGCGAATGGGAACCGTGTCATCTGCGTGGGCACCACCGCCTGCCGCACCGTCGAAACGGTCGGACAAAAGGGGGAACCTACGGCGTCGAGCGGTTGGACCGACATCTTCATCCATCCGGGTTACGAGTTTAAGCTCGTAGACGCACTGTTGACCAACTTCCACTTGCCGAAGTCGTCGCTGATGATGTTGATCTCGGCGTTGGCCGGTCTTGAGAACGTGATGCAGGCGTATGACGAAGCGGTGCGTGAGCGCTACCGGTTCTTCTCGTTTGGCGACGCGATGTTTATCTACTAA
- a CDS encoding SpoIID/LytB domain-containing protein: MRNSNLRWRTLSVNCLALTLFAGLIPAAYTSAASAAVSVSGSTPVRIGLMLNANSIQTAVDTVTLQGRGGLNIGFYQNGAFHGEQSSATPVQSSLDNYFVVVGEYDTLDQAQATADRIDQLGLSYDIYVESRNGKTLYQVVNGYYEYRAEADAAKSRLQASLGAATVRGYNRLSTGALPSKEAADQKVAGFRSKGFDAYAVVRKNGAWEVWVGNEGSVAELDALNQKIAAVWGAPLAKADYNPADYLIFKTAAFGTTSIPHVILNSTVEEAAFVPLGSPAVTKVFEKSNREYRGAILVQGYNKKLNVINYVGLDDYLYGVLPQEMSTGWPLESLKAQAVAARTYAARRIGGNKWGVADLSDDVWDQAYRGFSREADDTNAAVDGTQGQVLTYNGKLIEALFSSNNGGHNGDVKEIWGSDGYPYLTAVSGEFDSAAAAKEPLYYRVQLPSGMIGWMKAAYVSKAGKNAAGLETGTVNESGQPIRIIPDAYADVLINSTSGSRVVILDQEKEYNPYNWQRGPYTPQQVADMINQNQINGYPTVGGPVYDLRVSKVVQGERMGEISADGKAITVQNPDYYRAIFNDMWSTRATIEQQGTYTVLGANGAKSQYPDAKLQGQTLNVISGNGTVSQGINGNNSSFVVVDAAGQNRVVSKDQSYIIHGNGYGHGLGMSQWGARGMAENGYTYDQILAHYYTGVTLTSKQ, translated from the coding sequence ATGCGCAACTCCAACCTGCGGTGGCGGACGTTGTCTGTCAATTGTTTGGCTTTGACGTTGTTTGCCGGTCTGATCCCGGCGGCATACACTTCGGCGGCCTCTGCGGCAGTGTCTGTAAGCGGGTCCACCCCCGTTCGCATCGGCCTGATGCTCAACGCAAACTCCATCCAGACGGCTGTTGATACGGTCACTCTGCAAGGTCGCGGGGGTCTGAACATCGGCTTCTACCAAAACGGTGCTTTTCATGGGGAGCAAAGTTCGGCCACTCCCGTGCAATCGTCGCTGGACAACTATTTTGTAGTCGTCGGCGAATATGACACGTTGGATCAAGCACAGGCGACGGCCGACCGCATCGATCAACTCGGCCTGTCATACGATATCTACGTGGAATCAAGAAATGGCAAGACGCTGTACCAAGTTGTCAACGGCTACTACGAATATCGTGCCGAGGCAGACGCGGCGAAGTCTCGTCTGCAAGCCTCGCTTGGAGCGGCAACCGTACGCGGGTACAACCGTTTATCTACGGGAGCCCTGCCGTCGAAGGAAGCGGCAGACCAGAAAGTCGCGGGATTCCGAAGCAAGGGCTTTGACGCCTATGCGGTCGTGCGCAAAAACGGCGCGTGGGAAGTGTGGGTCGGCAACGAGGGATCGGTTGCAGAACTGGACGCTCTGAATCAGAAGATTGCAGCCGTTTGGGGCGCTCCCTTGGCCAAAGCGGACTACAACCCGGCCGACTATTTGATTTTCAAAACAGCGGCCTTCGGCACCACCTCAATTCCGCATGTCATCTTGAACTCGACTGTCGAAGAAGCGGCGTTCGTTCCGCTCGGCTCGCCTGCTGTAACCAAAGTGTTCGAGAAAAGCAACCGCGAGTACCGCGGGGCGATCCTCGTCCAAGGCTACAACAAAAAATTGAACGTGATCAATTATGTAGGGCTGGATGATTATTTATATGGTGTACTTCCTCAAGAGATGTCGACCGGCTGGCCCTTGGAATCTCTGAAGGCGCAAGCGGTTGCGGCCCGTACGTACGCGGCTCGCCGCATCGGAGGCAACAAGTGGGGCGTCGCCGATTTGTCGGACGATGTCTGGGACCAAGCGTACCGGGGCTTTTCGCGCGAGGCGGACGATACCAATGCGGCGGTCGACGGCACCCAGGGACAAGTGCTTACGTACAACGGCAAATTGATCGAAGCTCTGTTCTCTTCGAACAACGGCGGACACAACGGGGACGTCAAGGAAATCTGGGGCAGCGACGGATATCCGTATCTCACCGCCGTCTCCGGCGAGTTTGACAGCGCAGCGGCTGCCAAGGAACCTCTCTACTATCGCGTGCAGCTCCCGTCCGGCATGATTGGCTGGATGAAAGCCGCCTACGTCTCCAAAGCTGGGAAAAACGCCGCCGGCCTTGAAACCGGCACCGTCAACGAATCCGGACAACCGATTCGCATCATTCCCGATGCGTACGCCGATGTCCTGATCAACTCGACGTCCGGGTCCCGAGTTGTGATTCTCGATCAAGAGAAGGAATACAACCCGTACAACTGGCAACGCGGTCCTTACACGCCGCAGCAAGTTGCCGATATGATCAACCAAAACCAGATCAACGGATATCCGACCGTCGGGGGTCCCGTGTACGACCTGCGAGTCTCCAAAGTTGTGCAGGGCGAACGCATGGGCGAAATCTCCGCGGACGGCAAAGCGATCACCGTCCAGAACCCGGACTACTACCGCGCCATTTTTAACGACATGTGGTCGACTCGCGCCACGATTGAACAGCAAGGTACCTATACGGTGCTCGGAGCAAACGGCGCGAAGTCCCAGTACCCCGATGCCAAATTGCAAGGCCAGACGTTGAACGTGATTTCCGGCAACGGCACGGTAAGCCAAGGCATCAACGGGAACAACTCGTCGTTTGTCGTCGTGGACGCTGCCGGTCAGAACCGCGTGGTGAGCAAAGACCAGTCCTACATCATCCACGGCAACGGCTACGGTCACGGCCTCGGAATGTCGCAGTGGGGTGCGCGCGGCATGGCGGAGAACGGGTATACCTATGACCAGATTCTGGCACACTACTACACAGGGGTTACGTTAACCTCGAAGCAGTAG
- a CDS encoding HD-GYP domain-containing protein has protein sequence MRLVPVTLSLVDTILARPVLDEKGMVLVGSGVKLSERMITRLKQLGVSSLYIEDKRTEDIVIVDAISDETRRSAVNTVYNSMLQMIETERGSRRASRPQIGRELSKVFQDILADLKGNKSGLISLASIFTVDGYLYHHSVNVAVLATALGLAKGYGQKEITELGIGALLHDIGCTKVPPEIMNKPGVYSDLEFEIVKKHCEHGYDILRTQDGISLHSAHVALQHHERMNGTGYPRNLKGLEISEYARIVAICDVYEALTSKRLHRDAHLPHEALEFIMGGGTSMFDLNLVRLFAKNVAIYPVGMTVRLNTNETAVVVSLNPEYPQRPIVRLLTDERGNRLDMPYDIDLTKELTMMIVSYSE, from the coding sequence ATGAGATTAGTCCCTGTAACACTCAGTCTGGTTGATACGATTCTGGCGCGTCCCGTTCTCGATGAGAAAGGTATGGTGCTGGTCGGTTCCGGCGTCAAACTGTCAGAGCGGATGATCACACGCCTCAAACAACTCGGTGTCTCCAGCCTTTATATCGAAGATAAACGAACCGAAGACATCGTGATCGTCGATGCAATTTCCGACGAAACCCGCCGTTCGGCGGTCAACACCGTGTACAATTCCATGCTACAAATGATCGAAACGGAGCGCGGTTCCCGCCGTGCCTCCCGTCCGCAGATCGGACGCGAACTTTCGAAGGTCTTCCAAGACATCCTCGCCGACCTCAAAGGAAACAAAAGCGGGTTGATTTCGCTGGCGAGCATCTTCACCGTCGACGGGTACCTCTACCATCACTCGGTCAACGTCGCCGTGTTGGCGACGGCACTTGGTTTGGCGAAGGGCTACGGGCAGAAGGAAATCACCGAACTGGGCATCGGGGCTTTGTTGCACGACATCGGTTGCACGAAAGTCCCGCCGGAGATCATGAACAAGCCGGGTGTGTACAGCGATCTGGAGTTTGAGATCGTCAAGAAACACTGTGAGCACGGGTATGACATTTTGCGCACGCAAGACGGGATCTCGTTGCATTCGGCTCATGTGGCGCTTCAACATCATGAGCGCATGAACGGCACCGGATATCCGCGCAATTTGAAGGGCTTGGAGATTTCCGAATATGCGCGCATTGTCGCAATTTGCGATGTCTACGAAGCCTTGACTTCCAAGCGTCTGCATCGTGATGCTCATCTGCCGCATGAAGCGTTGGAGTTCATCATGGGCGGCGGCACGTCGATGTTCGATCTGAATTTGGTGCGTCTGTTTGCCAAGAACGTCGCGATCTACCCGGTGGGGATGACCGTGCGTTTGAACACCAACGAGACAGCCGTCGTCGTCTCGCTCAATCCGGAATATCCGCAACGTCCCATCGTTCGCTTGCTCACCGATGAACGCGGCAACCGTCTCGACATGCCGTATGACATCGACTTGACCAAGGAACTGACGATGATGATCGTCTCGTACAGCGAATAA